Below is a genomic region from Vitis riparia cultivar Riparia Gloire de Montpellier isolate 1030 chromosome 5, EGFV_Vit.rip_1.0, whole genome shotgun sequence.
TATCTTATCTGATTAAAGATTTTGACCACAATGAGTCTCTTAGTTAATCACATTTTCAAATATACCACAAAACACCAAAAATACCCTCCTGACACGCCAAGAAGCAAAAACAGCGGATTCCTGATAGAAACCGTGGGCTGAGAGAAAAGGGTAAAAGGGTCAAAACATTCTTTGCCTTCATACTAGGAAGCAAAACGACAGAGGCTATCACAGCCATTACAAAATGGACGAGACGGGGTAAAACTGGAATCACACCTCCCGGGTTTCCGGGTCAATAGGCAAACCCGCCCGCTCTGGTGCGGGTCCCTTTGCGAAGACGGGAAGAAGTAGAGGAAGacggagaagaagaagaagatggagaagaagaagCCGAAGTGGGTTTCATGGCCGCCAATGAACAGTTGTCTCTTCTAACAGTCTCTTCCTCGTCCATGAATATCTGCCTGCACCTGCACTCCACGCTACAAAAAGCTCTGTCTCCTCTGCATGAATCAATGAACCAAAACATCAGCACCCCTATCAAGCTAAAGCTTCAGCTGACAGAAATCTGGGTTTTGGGTAGATATGAAGCAAGGAAGAAGAGATCTGGTAGaataacaagaaaaagaaactgaaGATAATTTGTATTAAATATTGTAAATATGGATGCTTACTTGTACATGTAGATGTCTTTTCCAGGCAAGAGTTTTTGCTTGCAGAGAAAGCACTCGTCGAGAAAAGTGGTGGCCGCCGGGAGGAGAGGTGAGTGAGAATTCCAACGTGCAGGAGGTGAAGGAAAAGGAGTGGGTTTGGTCATCATGGTGATTTTGTTAATGACTTGTGGGGTTTTCTTGTTAATACCCTTCTGGGCTTCCAATACAATACTGAGTCCCACCATATCTCATCGTCCTTCTTTGGTCCCTACGGAGGGCGGTGGTGGCCTGGTGGTGGGTGGTGGGTGGTGGCGACGGCGAGTTTTGGTTGATGAAAAACGAGGAAGATAAATAGAAGGGTGGAGACAGTACGATGGGGAGGATGGTGGTGGGTCCTTCACACCTATGTAGCAGAGAAAAGAGCAGTAATACCGACGATTGGAGTTACATCCTTTTCTAACTTCTAGTGCTTCTCAGCTGCCACgtaccctttttatttttatttttttataggttttatatataataatattagtatGATGCTTGACTTTATTTAAGATGATAAAACAGCTTTCTTATATTTGTATGTAACTGTAATTAATTTGCATGGCAAAATTCAAAAAGCAGGTTGATTGAggcggtgtttgtttttttttttttttatagaattttaatatttaataatgttaaatattagattatttatttttatagtatattatatttattaagtattaaaaaataaaaaaatctaatatgttttttttatttaaaaaaatgatatattttaattttttatttaataaaaaatttataatgaatcataaataaaaaaaatctaaattttgaaaacaaattatttttaataaaaaattaaaaaaacaaataccaccttaatGCCTCAACCGTGCGATTAATGGCATGTTTGGTattgaattttagaattttagaacAAGGTTTTTGACCACACACGCACCAACACTTAAAATTTAGTCACGGGTTCCAAAATCATGAATTTCCTCAACCCACATCTTGTCCTTATCGTTTaaagtttaataataatatgtctATTTATTTCACCACCAAACACATGCgttcttatttttctcaatttagaGTCCGATATGcatataattttgattatattattttattattttgtatctagtattaatttttatttattcattaatctcatatattcttataatttttctaattgtccaattttaatcatatactataaatatcttaattttcccttttggtaaataatatatattacttcttttttatattctcGGTCCAGATCATCAATAACCGGCCCCACCAGCCCTCCAATCaccaattttcttttcaaaaatattttaataaaattgcttttaatGTGTTATAAAAGTCtgaaaccaaaaacaaaaaatgaaaaccgGTGTTGGGTGGATGTAGCGAGTAGCATTAATTTCTGTAGACGAGGAGCAGCTAAGCAGGGGATATTTGTCAAGTGAGAAGAGCGAGTAGAAAGAGTATACACAGGCAAGAGAGTAAGGGATGAAAGggcaaagaaaaaggaagaatgtAAATGGTAGAAGAGAGATGGAGGGCAGGTGCCTTTTGTGGCACTACTCTCCATACTCTCTACAGTTTCCGTACAAAAGATTCTAACACTAAAAGCCGGCGCCTTCATCGGTCCACTCACCACCGCCACCTGTCCCCGCCGTATTCCTATTTTTAATTGCCTTTTATCGCTGTACCAGTTCACCGTcagagttttctttttctttttaatttgaaaagttttcttttaacaattttaaacaagaaaataaaatatatccaTTGAAATGATTCTCGTTAAAATACCTTTAAcgtgattttattaataatcattagaaatgtttttaaggaaaattatttaatattcgaaaataaacaaacatatatatatatatatacatatatatattatggtaTTTTGTACTATgtatcatataataaaataattatttttttaaaaataatcattaagtAATTGCAtattaatcatttaaaatttaaaagttgatTAACGATGAAGAAGCGTAAATgattctcttttttttaaaaaaataaataaataaaaggattttGAAAAGTTCATCCACGCATGAGGAAGATTAACGAGGATTAGGCATCCTCCAAGTCACTCCCAAAGCaactattaaaataatatatattataataaaacctTTTCAATAAGGAATAagccaatttattttattaagtgaaatatatttttgaattaacaTACTTAAGCGTGAAGAACAATGGTTAGTGGGATTCCAACTTCCTTTTCTCACATCATCAATCAGTCTTGGAATCCCCCTCCCATTCGattttaaaatatcttcttCAAGGATTTTATGTTTGGAAccgttttttataaaattaaaaaaaaaaataaaagcttttaAGTTTGTGgcccatttaaatattatttttcttaaaataaatgaaacacgAGATTAAATCTTTTATGGAGTAACCATTCATGTTTATATGAGACATATTACTCAATCGAAAACCACCTATGTAACGAcccgctcccaaccgtgtagatattgtccgctttgggcccacgGAGGCCCTCACggttttaaaacgcgtctacttggttaagatgagcctctacatatatagcgccaggaacttcctcccctatccgatgtgggtcTAAGGGGCTAACAATTGGTGTCACACCCCTGATTATCTCACTTAATTTTTCACGAGTGTACGGTGCTAAGGACCCGTCTTTAGCCAACCTTCCTTTCCCAACGTTTAGAAGAACAGAGTAGAATACAGAAATAACAAGCAATAGGGACACACGAGGTTACAGAAAAATcctttcccaacttgtattaatcACTCTTACAAGACAAAATTGCTTCTTGAACCAGAGTACAATGCACTCACCCAAGGCATACGAGAAGGAACCCTTTCCCCAACTCTCACTCCCTGTTTCAAGGCTGCAGGAGCCCTATTTAAATGACTCATCTGCAGTTACAAATTTGAATTCCCTCAATTCAAATCTTGGAGCCAACTAGGTGGTCATGCAACTGGTCAAAACTGCCATCAACTGCCCTGCATAACCACCCACCCCCCAAGATAGTGGGCTGCACTTGCCACCCACTTGCATCAGCCATCTCCTTTAGCCAACTGCAGGTCAAAGACGGCTTGACTTGGTCACTGGTTGTCTGAGCTAGCTGCCACTTGCTAGCTGCACTGCCTTCTCCTTCAGGTCTTGCTCGCCAAGCTGCTGGTGAGTCTTCCTAACAAGCCGACCCCTCCCCCTCAAGGTGCCTCTTGTGACCGGGTGCCCATCAGCATGTCTTTGATCAAGCCCTCTGAGTCAGGCAGCGTGCACCACCCATTTGACCAAGCGTCTGGTGCATCAGTGCACCTTCCTCACACTGATGTCTGAGCCCATGCCATGTCTAGGTGCCCATGGCTTGGGCTTACTTCCTAGCTTCCCAGCAACgagccatggcattgcgcccatggtTTGGTGCACAAGGCATTGCGCCCCTGTGCTATGCGTAGGCATTTTGGTGCGAGTCAGCTACTGGAGCCATCAGaccatggcattgcgcccatgaTTTCATCAACTGGCTCATCGCACAAGGCTTAGGCGCCCTCGTGCCTGTGCGGCCACGGGGTGCACAATACACATGTCATGGAGCCCATGTGTGCTTGCTCGAGTCGCGTCGTGTGTCTTTGGCATGCCAAGGTCGTGCCATGGTGCCCCCTTGGTGCGGTCAAGGCTTCTTTTGGTGGCTCCCTCCTTTGAGTCACCCCCCCCCcttctccccccccccccccccccctcttaaAGAGCAATACGGGTCGTTTTCATAGTTTCTTGAGGAGACATCAATATGTCTGAGGATGTATAAtggaatataattttaattataaattaaaattccacGTCAACCTTCATCTGCACCACCTAAGCCAGGTGCGCGCCCGATGCCCATTTGGTGCGCACGCGGTGCATgtctggctcgcccgcggtGCGCGTCTGGCCTGCTCGCGGTACGCGTCTGGCTCACCTACAGCCTCCTCACATGGCTCCTGGAGTTTGAACCACTAAACCTCCAGGATTTCCCTGCTTTCATCCTAGGCTTTCATGGGTacaaggcctacccatgaggcctATTCCTCCATGGTTAAGTCAAGGGTCTAAGGGTCTAAGGGTctttgtcacgccccaagacccactccaagggcatgacggtcaaTTCACACTTTAAACGCGAAGGCTTATAGTGTAActtgacccaaacaattatcttgtaattggaagttaccaattaccaaatacctgttcagagtagcgaaacaaaatctaaaatcctcaaaattcaatttcaaaactaaaacatccactatccaatatccattgtccaaatatttgcaaacttaaacaattcaagtactagaacaaatttcaaaatctccaaaactcagctttgatctaacataaaatttgaaggatcaatatccaaataacttccaaatactaaaggatccaaatgaacataactaacagttaaacaaaattcaacataaaatcctaagtcaaatcctaataatgaccattcctcagcctagccatcactccttgcccgaactaagagtacctgaaaaattttcaacaattaggaatgagctcacagcccaataaggaatattaatgcagttcatggatcaaatatttccatttcaaataggagatatcgtttttttttttctcatcaaatattagagtttcaaaaataccaatatatttaaatttcaaccaaccattttcatgtcaaattcaaacactttcacataagattcaatcaaatccattcaattttttttttcattactctgattatcaaatatcaaatgcccagttaggtgggacttttcaaatgggtgggtagcctcaaattgttcatggtggaaggaaccaaacattactagtactagtaacctctaaccaaacccctagaggctggggtccaaatcaattacattcccaccatgaaatgtaaaggtcaactattatatcccgttgacagggccgaatagtcaactattatatcccattgacaaaggtcaaataaaccagagtgatgtttttgttcaagtattcaaatttacacaacataatatctccatattttgtgtcataaataaaacaaaatattccaacataatatttagtgcaaaacagtttgatccatgcatggtaacaaaatattattttcttttccacaattcaaaataacatataaaataatttaattttataaatattgcattaacttcccttacctcaaaatatgcaaagaccttgaaggaaaaaataaccctgaaaagtctactcctcacctaacacaataaaaagacaactattactatttacctcaaaatataaatctgataatcctaaaatttctaaatgttaagattaatatttcagattaacaaagtaataatttaattaccctattccttatttaattataatttttttttttctaatttaagttaaagaacACCTCATAACTTAactatttactatttattttactaattaaattttattctatttattagcTTAATTTTACCAACTAATCTTGTACTTCACTTTATTTAcataaacctatatatataaatattattattattgcactTCCTAATTCTCTGAATTGCTACctcatttcttaaaaaaaaaatctggttTATTATTACTTAACAATTACTAGCAAGAACCTATACCTCATCAAAAGTTCCAACACCTAGTTTCATATTATACTAGTCTTCATACTCAGCATTACTACCCATTCCTAACACCTGtaccttacttttttttttttcttttctttaatataatatatatatatatatataaaacattctTTTTACACTCTCTGCCACTCCAGCACacgagaatttattttttattagtaaaatattattttctcacTCTCTTATTCCCACTGCACACGGCATAACCAACaagtctttatttatttatttatttatttattctctgGCTATCACCTGCCACCACAACACGCCCAgaaatttccttcattttttttttactcagaTTTATTCTTCTAAATTTCAAAGTTTCTCAATTCCCAACAATAAACTGCCCCatgttcataatttaatttttttttcccaatgaaataattcatgttcatgaattttcaatgttttgatttaaaaactaaatagacaaaccctaatctagatttgggttttccaaaagatatctaatgtgtttgaaattaatcaatgaatctaaaatattaaactaggggttagaatcttacctatagagatctgttcttcaaccctgaaatctg
It encodes:
- the LOC117913953 gene encoding FCS-Like Zinc finger 15, coding for MVGLSIVLEAQKGINKKTPQVINKITMMTKPTPFPSPPARWNSHSPLLPAATTFLDECFLCKQKLLPGKDIYMYKGDRAFCSVECRCRQIFMDEEETVRRDNCSLAAMKPTSASSSPSSSSSPSSSTSSRLRKGTRTRAGGFAY